From Aspergillus luchuensis IFO 4308 DNA, chromosome 2, nearly complete sequence:
GAAGTGTGCCTTTCATGGAGACTCGCAGTAATCCATCCTTCAACAACGACTATAGTCGATTCCCCCCTACTTTCACAGACAGAACGCCACCGCAGCCTACTCACTCTTTCCATCGCCCATCACGCATCGACACCATCCCACATCTACCTTTCCATCAACCAAATGATATAGATGATGCTACAACTATCGCATCGCCTATCGAGAACCCAGATATCTTTACCAGGGCAACTACATCAATTCCGCGTGGCGCGCCGGTTCGCGAGCCATCTCCCGATCTTCCCAACAGATCGCAATGTGTGAGCCCTGCCTCAGAGAATTGGATTGTCTATCCGTCTCGGTCTACAACTCCCGTGGAGGAGACTAAAGACGAGCACCCGGCTCCTCGTGACCCGTCCTCTGTATACAGCCGTGCCGAAACCCCAGCCTCGTCAAAAGGCGGTGTTATGGATTGGTTTAGTCCACAGCGATATGGTCTGAATATAGGTGAAGCCATCAGCGAGAATAAGCGCGGGGAGTACGAGTCGGTTGCGGCGAATGAATACTATGGAAACGATGATGACGTTCATGACATTCTTTACCGAAGCGGATTTTACGATAACGCAGAGCAAGACCTTGGCGACCACCGGATTGACATCTTCCAAGACCACGAAGAGCTCGACGAAGACACGCGAAACTCCCTGAAGGTCAATCCATTGGCACTGAACCCGCCCTCTCCCCTGCCGAAACCGGACGAGGTCCAGAATCGCACACCAAGCAATGGGCGCTTGGCCCTTACTGACATACCCAATCTTTCTCCCAAGCCTCCTGCCGACGAGCCGCTTCTTGATAGTctgcagaagaaaggaagttTCTATGGAGAGCTCCCGGACCAATTCGGACTTAATACACCACGAAAAGTCAGCCGCGACCAGTCGAAGCTCACTCCAAAGAAGGACAAGCTCAGCATCAAGAAAAGCCAGAAGTTCAACGCCTACGGCGCACTTAAGCAGCATGACGATGGTGACCTCAACGGCCTTGGCATTCCCTCTGCAGACCCGATGACTATCGACGGTGATCGCAAAGGTCGCGTCGTTAGTAACTCAGGAGCTGATGCCACCCACGCCAACTCTGCATTGTCGTATGGAAACTACATCGCCGGATTGGGAGTGGGAAGACGGCGGGACGTCAGCGGCAAGATAGCGGAAGAGGGCCGTGTCGAGATTACCAAACCGAAAAATGAGAACACAACCCCTATCCGAGCAGCTGGATGGGCTCGCTTTGCGGGTCTATAGCACTGATATGCTCGGCGTAGAACACGCaaaaaatgaagaaaaaaaaagcatctACAACTGTTCGAAGACGGGATACGTCTTCTTTTCATTGAATTTATGAGGCATATGGATATGGTTTGCACATGTTGGACATGAGAATCTTTTGACGATAACTGATGTGGATTTTATGTTTGTTTTATTGGTGATACTCCCCACTGTTTTTACTGTAGACAATCACGTAGTAGCTTAGCATACCATTCGAATTGAACATTGCAACTTATGTTTCATATTCCtagtatcttattattttttccgAATTCGGAGACTATATACAATACAGCTATAATATACAAATATACAATGAACAATCATCATACCAGACTACGAAGGCACCCCTTCATATTCCCATCCCTTGATCACCCTCTTATTCCTCCTCGAATTGCGCCGATTGGCATTACATTTAACAAACAGCGTCAAAGCAGCAATAATACAAATCACAATCCCAGCAATAGCAGCCACCAAGACGGTCCGtctctccagctgctgcggaTCCGACGCATATGGACACTCCCGATCAGGACCCCCCGTTACCCAACAAGACTCCACATCGATGCAATTCATATCTAACCAGACCTTGGTCTTGTTCGGGAATGCAGAGGCTGGGTCGAGAACGTCCGTCCGTGTTAGCAGGTACTGGTACAGATAGGTGTTTTCGAGACCGGTGCGTGGGACGGCAAAGCTGGTGTTCTCGGGACAACCATGATCGTAGGCATCTCGGAAGGTGTATGGCGCTGTGGATAGTTGCCATGTGAAGGGGTTGTTTCCCACGCGACATGCGGCGTAGCGGACTTGACTACAATTGATGGCGCGCCAGTGGCCGCTGTATGTTAAATCCATGACGGCACAGCGGTCTGTGGCGCTGAAGCTGGCGGAGGGTGAGTCGGCGTTGGCGGGTTGGCCGACGGACCAGGCccaggagctggagaggGATATCTCTGTGTAGGGTTCGGGGTCGGTGTCGGCAGTTTTGTTGAAGAGGGTGTCGTTGAGTGTTGGGGTGAGGCCGCATGCGGTTAGGTTGGAGGTCACGAGGGACATTGCTGCGATTGTCGAGTTCTGGCTTAATACTTCTGGTATGGGGATGTAGTCGGATATGGCCCAGGAGTTGTTGGCCTGGGATACGGTGGTCGCGTCGGGATCATAGAAACAGCCAGTGTCGACGCTTCCGTCGGAGTCAAGAGATACGGATACTGTTGAAGTGAGATAGTTGGGGGGAAAGATAACGTCACTCATGTAGGATAAGTTGTAGTCTTGCAGTTGGGAGTCGATGG
This genomic window contains:
- a CDS encoding uncharacterized protein (COG:S;~EggNog:ENOG410PVB1;~TransMembrane:4 (i90-110o116-140i152-177o206-230i)) — protein: MGDNHDSSFLYGYASSNRFYGSPEPPFNPKAVTQASWTRPEPKPELKGPLVDHANTLPDVQCNTPSAKPRWTPMSPKTKGRVVYGRKVQLGLRILALAGAIGSLFCSIVIKNAAITVIWIVRVGPAVAILHTLYGIYTLSRSSITRPPGSQASYMFFAATFDLGLIPFYVFAAYLGYGQYTNNAYDWTTMLGSNVETTTKIAETTFLLGIINGALHAISFGISIFLGTIFRKITRLPPDMNPLEDNLTARPFSRTKSEIIEKRASKSTLGSDNISSEDPLIGVPRSVPFMETRSNPSFNNDYSRFPPTFTDRTPPQPTHSFHRPSRIDTIPHLPFHQPNDIDDATTIASPIENPDIFTRATTSIPRGAPVREPSPDLPNRSQCVSPASENWIVYPSRSTTPVEETKDEHPAPRDPSSVYSRAETPASSKGGVMDWFSPQRYGLNIGEAISENKRGEYESVAANEYYGNDDDVHDILYRSGFYDNAEQDLGDHRIDIFQDHEELDEDTRNSLKVNPLALNPPSPLPKPDEVQNRTPSNGRLALTDIPNLSPKPPADEPLLDSLQKKGSFYGELPDQFGLNTPRKVSRDQSKLTPKKDKLSIKKSQKFNAYGALKQHDDGDLNGLGIPSADPMTIDGDRKGRVVSNSGADATHANSALSYGNYIAGLGVGRRRDVSGKIAEEGRVEITKPKNENTTPIRAAGWARFAGL
- a CDS encoding Lectin C-type domain protein (COG:U;~EggNog:ENOG410PN32;~InterPro:IPR016187;~TransMembrane:1 (o568-592i)) gives rise to the protein MSLSFSSDVALNATEAAVFLSERDVAGQIPINFVSTSAVSLRAACFGDNVYDRDAAGKCISNLLVVGYRRFLIDLYWSSDQRDWMLCPLSLSPDVPVVTVSSISPTSSTTTTATSGITATTTATTTTTTTSETTKATVTAVARSSGSVLYELGPYRCSLDLDLSDLINVFRGFFQAYTSELTVYTRYISLNLHAAGSATSPDEAASPVTGSQLPTGSESISYLFDEHLSSYIYMPSTLASERANLNQSWYQVEDGYKPITEYFTIHEDSNGDQSTPDGWPCVKYLQLAQEKRLLIDYGTIDSQLQDYNLSYMSDVIFPPNYLTSTVSVSLDSDGSVDTGCFYDPDATTVSQANNSWAISDYIPIPEVLSQNSTIAAMSLVTSNLTACGLTPTLNDTLFNKTADTDPEPYTEISLSSSWAWSVGQPANADSPSASFSATDRCAVMDLTYSGHWRAINCSQVRYAACRVGNNPFTWQLSTAPYTFRDAYDHGCPENTSFAVPRTGLENTYLYQYLLTRTDVLDPASAFPNKTKVWLDMNCIDVESCWVTGGPDRECPYASDPQQLERRTVLVAAIAGIVICIIAALTLFVKCNANRRNSRRNKRVIKGWEYEGVPS